One Elaeis guineensis isolate ETL-2024a chromosome 10, EG11, whole genome shotgun sequence genomic window carries:
- the LOC140852103 gene encoding LOW QUALITY PROTEIN: cytochrome c biogenesis CcmF N-terminal-like mitochondrial protein 2 (The sequence of the model RefSeq protein was modified relative to this genomic sequence to represent the inferred CDS: deleted 1 base in 1 codon), translated as MERKRPLLRLFVGPPARTQWSGWLVVSGSRRNASFMPRVLATARIHSVILPLLHSWISLLNILTLPCCVSGTFSIRSGLLAPVHSSATDDTRGRFLWRFFLLITGISMNLFYQMKQQASVRRTYKKEMVVARSTLVHLRHSARAQPRPVMLWKNLAYCWAGYSEPAIGCRISSRP; from the exons ATGGAAAGAAAGAGACCACTACTTCGCCTCTTTGTTGGACCGCCGGCGCGAACACAGTG GTCGGGGTGGCTGGTGGTTTCGGGATCCCGTAGA AATGCCTCTTTTATGCCTCGGGTATTAGCCACAGCTCGTATTCATTCAGTAATTCTACCCCTTCTTCATTCTTGGATCTCGCTTCTTAATATTTTGACTCTTCCATGCTGTGTCTCAGGAACCTTTTCAATACGGTCCGGATTGCTAGCTCCCGTTCATAGTTCTGCTACAGACGATACACGAGGAAGATTTTTATGGCGGTTCTTCCTTCTAATTACAGGCATATCTATGAATCTTTTCTACCAGATGAAGCAGCAGGCATCGGTCCGTAGAACCTATAAAAAAGAGATGGTTGTGGCGCGAAGTACTCTTGTGCACCTACGTCACTCGGCTCGCGCGCAACCCCGCCCCGTTATGTTATGGAAGAATTTAGCTTATTGCTGGGCTGGTTATTCAGAGCCAGCAATTGGCTGCCGGATTTCGTCCCGTCCGTAG
- the LOC109506008 gene encoding uncharacterized protein gives MRGGCIADIGSCGTGFDSASGSVRTKKFRTKGSELADRKGEKNKAMPRAPSIRCSSIDEALSFSSRARCNKRLRPEEQSSFSFQGKAAHKKGLARQKSGSFANEVQNQQGFVERRECTTGAQPHFFVGEIEWSSSRSSRQRKKEKFLYSLFVLRHYGFGVDPGNKEGIHKKMGSNTMIKYYPHD, from the exons ATGCGAGGAGGATGTATAGCTGATATAGGATCTTGTGGAACAGGATTTGATTCTGCAAGCGGTTCGGTACGAACGAAGAAATTTCGAACAAAAGGATCGGAACTCGCTGATAGGAAAGGAGAGAAAAACAAAGCAATGCCAAGAGCTCCGTCAATCCGCTGTTCATCGATAGAcgaagctctctctttttcatctCGTGCCAGATGCAACAAAAGATTA CGCCCAGAAGAGCAAAGCTCATTTTCCTTCCAGGGTAAAGCGGCGCATAAAAAAGGGCTGGCCCGTCAAAAGTCCGGTTCCTTCGCGAACGAAGTTCAGAATCAACAAGGGTTCGTAGAACGAAGGGAGTGTACAACTGGGGCGCAGCCCCACTTTTTTGTTGGAGAGATAGAATGGAGTTCTTCACGAAGTTCGAgacaaaggaaaaaagaaaagtttCTCTATAGCCTCTTCGTTTTGAGACATTATGGCTTTGGGGTCGACCCCGGTAACAAAGAAGGAATCCATAAAAAAATGGGATCCAACACCATGATAAAATACTACCCTCATGATTAG